Proteins found in one Hydrogenispora ethanolica genomic segment:
- the asnB gene encoding asparagine synthase (glutamine-hydrolyzing) translates to MCGIAGWVDWEADLTRERALLEEMTRRLSDRGPDAEGYWTSRHAAIGHRRLIVVDPAGGWQPMIKRYGERTYVLTYNGELYNTAEVRAELEAKGHRFDSYSDTEVVLVAYIEWGPDCVERFNGIYAIGIWSEYDQSLFLARDRMGVKPLFYCLRGGTLIFGSEIKALLAHPRVEAVLDRDGVAEIFGLGPARTPGKGVLKGIAEVRPGYWLLYDRANGLKQRQYWELESRPHTDGLETTVERVRELVVDAIRRQLVSDVPVCTFLSGGLDSSVISTVAARDYQAEGKEPLRTFSIDYRDNDKYFKPSAFQPNPDQPWIERMAGFLGTRHFPVVVDTPEVYEALRGAVLARDLPGMADIDSSLWLFCREIKKEATVALSGECADEVFGGYPWFHRPEAVAADTFPWSLAVDFRSRLLAPEWRDQIDLRRYVTDRYRETLAEVPRLPGEDPTEERRRELFYLNLHWFMQVLLDRKDRMSMAHGLEVRVPYCDHRIVEYVWNIPWAMKTCEGREKGILRRAVADMLPEDVVWRKKSPYPKTHNPDYFERVKRELQTILEAPDNRLRELIDVSTLAAAVQQPDFNVPWFGQLMTVPQLLAYLIQLEIWLKEYRVVIE, encoded by the coding sequence ATGTGCGGAATAGCCGGATGGGTGGACTGGGAGGCGGATCTGACCCGGGAGCGGGCGCTGCTGGAAGAGATGACGCGGCGGTTGTCGGACCGGGGACCGGACGCCGAGGGGTACTGGACGTCCCGGCACGCGGCCATCGGCCACCGGCGGCTGATCGTGGTCGATCCGGCGGGCGGCTGGCAGCCGATGATCAAGCGCTACGGGGAACGGACCTATGTGCTGACCTACAATGGCGAGCTTTACAATACGGCGGAGGTCCGCGCCGAGCTGGAGGCGAAGGGGCACCGTTTCGATTCGTATTCCGATACCGAAGTGGTGCTGGTCGCCTATATCGAATGGGGCCCGGACTGCGTCGAACGCTTCAACGGCATTTATGCCATTGGGATCTGGAGCGAATATGACCAATCGTTGTTTCTGGCCCGCGACCGGATGGGCGTGAAGCCGTTGTTCTATTGCCTCCGGGGCGGGACGCTGATCTTCGGTTCGGAGATCAAGGCCTTACTGGCGCATCCCCGGGTCGAGGCGGTGCTCGACCGGGACGGCGTCGCCGAGATCTTCGGGCTGGGTCCGGCCCGCACCCCCGGCAAGGGAGTCTTAAAAGGGATCGCCGAGGTCCGTCCCGGCTACTGGCTGCTCTATGACCGGGCCAACGGCTTGAAACAGCGGCAGTATTGGGAGCTGGAGAGCCGGCCCCATACCGACGGCTTGGAGACCACGGTGGAGCGGGTACGGGAGCTGGTGGTTGACGCGATCCGGCGGCAGCTGGTCTCCGATGTCCCGGTCTGCACTTTCCTCTCGGGCGGCCTCGACTCCAGCGTCATTTCGACGGTGGCGGCCCGCGACTACCAGGCGGAGGGGAAAGAGCCGCTCCGGACCTTCTCCATCGATTACCGCGACAACGATAAATACTTCAAGCCCAGCGCCTTCCAGCCCAACCCCGATCAGCCCTGGATCGAGCGGATGGCGGGCTTTTTGGGGACCCGCCATTTCCCGGTGGTGGTCGATACGCCCGAGGTTTACGAAGCGCTGCGCGGGGCGGTGCTGGCCCGCGATCTGCCGGGCATGGCCGACATCGACTCTTCGTTGTGGCTCTTCTGCCGGGAGATTAAGAAAGAGGCCACGGTGGCCCTGTCGGGGGAGTGCGCCGACGAAGTATTCGGCGGATATCCCTGGTTTCACCGGCCGGAAGCGGTGGCGGCCGATACTTTCCCCTGGTCCCTGGCGGTGGATTTCCGCAGCCGGTTGCTGGCTCCTGAATGGCGCGACCAGATCGATCTTCGCCGCTATGTCACGGACCGCTACCGGGAGACCTTGGCCGAGGTGCCGCGCCTGCCGGGCGAGGACCCCACCGAAGAGCGGCGGCGGGAGCTCTTTTATCTCAATCTGCACTGGTTCATGCAGGTACTGTTAGACCGGAAGGACCGGATGAGCATGGCTCACGGCTTGGAGGTCCGGGTTCCTTACTGCGACCACCGGATCGTGGAATACGTCTGGAATATTCCCTGGGCCATGAAGACCTGCGAGGGCCGGGAGAAGGGAATCCTGCGGCGGGCCGTCGCGGATATGCTTCCCGAAGATGTCGTCTGGCGCAAGAAAAGCCCCTACCCCAAGACCCATAACCCCGACTATTTCGAGCGGGTGAAGCGGGAGCTCCAGACCATCCTGGAGGCCCCGGACAACCGCCTGCGGGAGTTGATCGACGTCTCGACCCTGGCCGCCGCGGTGCAACAGCCCGATTTCAACGTCCCCTGGTTCGGCCAGCTGATGACGGTGCCTCAGCTATTGGCCTATCTGATCCAACTGGAGATCTGGCTGAAGGAATACCGGGTGGTCATCGAGTAG